A section of the Trichomycterus rosablanca isolate fTriRos1 chromosome 6, fTriRos1.hap1, whole genome shotgun sequence genome encodes:
- the gnat1 gene encoding guanine nucleotide-binding protein G(t) subunit alpha-1 produces MGAGASAEEKHSRELEKKLKEDADKDARTVKLLLLGAGESGKSTIVKQMKIIHKDGYSLEECLEFITIIYSNTLQSIMAIVKAMNTLNISYGDSAQQDNARKLVHLADTIEEGTMPKELSDIILQLWKDSGIQACFDRASEYQLNDSAGYYLNDLERLIQPGYVPTEQDVLRSRVKTTGIIETQFSFKDLNFRMFDVGGQRSERKKWIHCFEGVTCIIFIAALSAYDMVLVEDDEVNRMHESLHLFNSICNHRYFATTSIVLFLNKKDVFIEKIKKAHLSICFPEYDGPNTYEDAGNYIKLQFLDLNIRRDIKEIYSHMTCATDTENVKFVFDAVTDIIIKENLKDCGLF; encoded by the exons ATGGGAGCTGGAGCAAGTGCTGAGGAGAAACACTCAAGAGAGCTGGAGAAGAAGCTGAAGGAAGATGCTGACAAGGATGCCAGGACTGTTAAGCTGCTGCTTCTGG GTGCTGGTGAGTCAGGGAAAAGCACTATTGTCAAACAGATGAA AATTATCCACAAAGATGGCTACTCCCTAGAAGAGTGCTTGGAGTTTATTACAATCATTTACAGCAACACCTTGCAGTCTATTATGGCAATAGTCAAGGCAATGAACACACTCAACATTAGCTATGGAGATTCTGCCCAGCAG GACAATGCCAGAAAATTAGTGCACTTAGCTGACACTATTGAAGAGGGCACTATGCCAAAAGAGCTGTCTGATATTATCCTGCAGCTGTGGAAGGACTCCGGCATCCAGGCATGCTTCGATAGAGCCTCGGAATACCAGCTCAACGACTCTGCCGGATA TTATCTGAatgatttggaaaggttgaTCCAGCCTGGCTATGTTCCTACTGAGCAGGATGTTCTGCGATCTCGAGTGAAGACGACGGGTATTATTGAGACCCAGTTCTCTTTTAAGGACCTTAACTTCAG gatgtTTGATGTGGGAGGACAGCGGTCAGAGAGAAAGAAATGGATCCACTGCTTTGAGGGGGTTACCTGCATCATCTTTATTGCTGCTCTAAGTGCATATGACATGGTGCTAGTGGAGGATGATGAAGTG aaCCGAATGCATGAGAGTCTCCACCTGTTCAACAGTATCTGTAACCATCGCTACTTTGCCACTACCTCCATTGTACTCTTCCTCAACAAGAAAGATGTTTTTATTGAGAAGATCAAGAAGGCTCATTTAAGCATATGCTTTCCTGAATATGACG GACCAAACACTTATGAGGATGCTGGTAACTACATCAAGTTGCAGTTTCTGGACCTGAACATACGCCGAGATATCAAGGAAATCTATTCACACATGACCTGTGCCACTGACACTGAAAACGTCAAGTTTGTGTTTGATGCCGTGACGGACATTATCATTAAAGAAAACCTCAAGGACTGTGGTCTCTTCTAA
- the edem1 gene encoding ER degradation-enhancing alpha-mannosidase-like protein 1: protein MQWRSIVVGLVVLRLALNCVLWLAFGLTPSWGFELPLQFSFNLNKLVEQQRPDAEQRGSSWSQRVYEDYREGTSHKINENTPKKSYLSFFKASRDENYRKYGSFPDSLKIKMKQMARDMFYFGYDNYMKYAFPEDELNPIDCEGRGPDVLNPSNININDVLGNYSLTLIDTLDTLLVLGNVSEFHRAVRLVIDTVSFDKDSTVQVFEANIRILGSLISAHILLTDPRHPFGDVGLEDYDNELLHLAHDLAVRLLPAFENTSTGIPYPRVNLKSGVPPNSINETCTAGAGSLLVEFGILSRLLGDSTFEWVARRAVRALWNLRSNQTGLLGNVVNIQTGQWVGMQSGLGAGMDSFYEYLLKSYILFGEKEDYRMFMSAYESIQSHLRRGREACNEGEGDPPLYVNVNMFNGQIMNTWIDSLQAFFPGLQVLIGDVENAICLHAFYYAIWRRFGALPERYNWQLQAPDVLFYPLRPELVESTYLLYQATKNPFYLHVGMDILQSLENNTKVKCGYATLHHVVDKSKEDRMESFFLSETCKYLYLLFDEDNPLHKSGNRFLFTTEGHVVPIDPRFRQRSWEEQFPCDEPTKEPPANITNCDRIPEERRYGLPLKSVYMRQLDHMVGLL, encoded by the exons ATGCAATGGAGGTCAATAGTAGTGGGTCTTGTTGTGCTTCGGTTGGCCCTAAACTGCGTCCTGTGGTTGGCGTTTGGACTGACCCCCAGCTGGGGCTTCGAGTTGCCGCTGCAGTTCAGCTTCAACCTGAACAAACTTGTGGAGCAGCAGCGGCCAGATGCCGAGCAGCGGGGCAGCAGCTGGTCACAGCGGGTGTACGAGGACTACCGTGAGGGAACCAGCCACAAAATCAACGAGAATACGCCCAAGAAGTCCTACCTCAGCTTCTTTAAGGCTAGCCGAGATGAGAACTATAGGAAGTATGGGTCGTTTCCCGATTCtctcaaaataaaaatgaaacaaatggcCAGGGACATGTTCTACTTCGGTTATGACAACTATATGAAATATGCCTTTCCTGAAGATGAACTTAACCCCATTGATTGTGAAGGAAGAGGACCAGACGTACTCAACCC GTCAAACATCAACATCAATGATGTGCTTGGAAACTACTCCCTGACGCTAATTGACACACTTGATACTCTTCTG GTGCTTGGGAACGTGTCTGAATTCCACCGGGCTGTTAGGCTGGTGATCGACACTGTCTCCTTTGACAAGGATTCCACCGTGCAAGTGTTCGAGGCCAACATCAG GATCCTGGGCAGTTTAATCTCAGCCCATATTCTTCTGACTGATCCTCGGCACCCATTCGGGGATGTTGGGCTGGAAGATTATGATAATGAGCTGCTGCATCTGGCCCATGATCTTGCTGTTCGGCTGCTACCTGCCTTCGAAAACACCAGCACTGGCATCCCCTACCCGAGG GTAAATCTAAAGAGCGGCGTTCCTCCTAACAGTATAAACGAGACGTGCACAGCGGGCGCAGGCTCGCTGTTGGTGGAGTTTGGCATCCTGAGCCGTCTCCTCGGCGACTCCACGTTTGAGTGGGTGGCGAGAAGGGCTGTCCGAGCTCTCTGGAACCTGAGGAGCAACCAGACGGGGCTGCTGG GGAATGTAGTAAACATCCAGACAGGTCAGTGGGTGGGGATGCAGAGCGGCCTTGGTGCAGGCATGGACTCTTTCTATGAGTACCTGCTCAAGTCGTACATCCTGTTTGGAGAAAAAGAGGACTACAGGATGTTTATGTCTGCTTATGAGAGCATTCAGAGCCACTTGAGGCGAGG GAGAGAGGCATGTAATGAAGGAGAAGGTGATCCTCCCCTCtatgtaaatgtgaatatgtTTAATGGCCAGATCATGAACACATGGATTGACTCTCTTCAGGCTTTCTTTCCTGGACTGCAG gtttTAATTGGAGATGTGGAGAACGCTATTTGCCTGCATGCCTTCTACTATGCAATCTGGAGGCGCTTTGGGGCACTGCCAGAAAGGTACAACTGGCAGCTTCAAGCCCCGGATGTACTCTTTTATCCATTAAGACCTGAGTTAGTCGAGTCAACATACCTGCTCTATCAG GCCACCAAGAATCCCTTCTATCTACATGTTGGCATGGACATCCTTCAGAGCCTTGAAAATAATACCAAAGTCAA ATGTGGCTATGCCACCCTCCATCATGTGGTAGACAAATCCAAGGAGGACCGCATGGAGAGTTTTTTCCTGAGTGAGACATGCAAATACCTGTACCTG CTCTTTGATGAAGACAACCCACTGCACAAGTCTGGGAACAGATTCCTCTTTACTACAGAAGGGCATGTAGTGCCTATAGACCCGCGCTTTCGACAGAGAAGCTGGGAAGAGCAATTCCCATGTGATGAGCCCACCAAGGAACCCCCAGCCAATATCACCAAT TGTGACCGGATCCCAGAGGAGCGTCGCTATGGTCTTCCATTGAAGAGTGTGTACATGAGACAGCTCGACCACATGGTTGGCCTTTTATGA